Proteins from a single region of Platichthys flesus chromosome 16, fPlaFle2.1, whole genome shotgun sequence:
- the trap1 gene encoding heat shock protein 75 kDa, mitochondrial, whose protein sequence is MSRCLSLARFVLGSSRGTGTLLTTCTRGLSSRTASRSLSADLRVTQQQRWSSQARLWSAQRSCLGVCQQSYYSTQEAEKEPEKEPEEERLHTIISDTESVQGDFSKHEFQAETKKLLDIVARSLYSEKEVFIRELISNGSDALEKLRHKLMTAGGETAPMEIHLQSDAAKGTFTIQDTGVGMNQEELVANLGTIARSGSKAFLDALQDQTEAGSSIIGQFGVGFYSSFMVADRVDVYSRSAEPDAPGYKWSSDGSGVFEIAEASGVHPGTKIVLHLKDDCKEFSTEDRVKEVVTKYSNFVSFPIFLNGRRLNTLQALWMMEPKEISDWQHEEFYRYIAQAYDKPRYTLHYRADAPLNIRSIFYVPEAKPSMFDVSREMGSSVALYSRKVLIQTKATDILPKWLRFLQGVVDSEDIPLNLSRELLQESALIRKLRDVLQQRVIRFLLDQSKKEPEKYNKFFEDYSLFMREGIITTQEQDVKEDIAKLLRFESSALPAGQQTSLMEYSSRMKAGTRNIHYLCAPNRHLAEHSPYFEAMKQKDMEVLFCFEQFDELTLLHLKEFDKKKLISAETDIVVDHYKEEKFEDSKPASERLTQEEADNLIAWMKNALGPRVTNIKLTPRLDTHPAMITVLEMGAARHFLRTQQMARTSEERAQILQPTLEINAGHDLIKKMHALKDTNSDLAGLLLEQIYDNAMITAGLNDDPRPMISRLNDLLTKALEKH, encoded by the exons ATGTCCCGGTGTCTCTCGCTGGCTCGGTTCGTGCTCGGTTCCTCCCGGGGGACCGGCACGCTTCTAACGACGTGCACGCGAGGGCTGAGCAGCAGAACCGCCTCGCGCTCCTTGTCCGCAG ACTTGCGGGTCACCCAGCAGCAGAGGTGGAGCAGTCAGGCCCGACTGTGGAGCGCTCAGCGTTCCTGCCTCGGTGTCTGCCAGCAGTCTTACTACAGCACTCAGGAGGCTGAGAAGGAGCCTGAGaaggagccagaggaggagcGCCTGCACACCATCATCAGTGACACAGAGTCTGTTCAAG GCGACTTCTCCAAACATGAGTTTCAGGCTGAAACCAAAAAGCTGCTGGACATTGTTGCGAGGTCCTTGTACTCAGAGAAAGAG GTGTTCATCAGGGAGCTGATCTCGAATGGTAGTGATGCGTTAGAAAAACTGCGTCACAAACTGATGACAGCGGGGGGTGAAACGGCTCCCATGGAGATCCACCTGCAGTCCGACGCTGCCAAGGGCACCTTCACCATCCAG GACACCGGAGTGGGGATGAACCAAGAGGAGCTGGTGGCCAACCTGGGGACCATCGCTCGCTCCGGTTCAAAG GCCTTTCTGGACGCTCTGCAGGACCAGACGGAGGCCGGTAGCTCCATCATTGGTCAGTTCGGGGTCGGGTTCTACTCCTCCTTCATGGTGGCTGACAGGGTGGATGTTTACTCGCGCTCTGCTGAGCCCGATGCTCCTGGTTACAAGTGGTCATCAGACGG CTCTGGAGTTTTCGAGATTGCTGAAGCTAGTGGTGTTCATCCGGGAACAAAGATCGTGCTGCACCTCAAGGATGACTGCAAGGAGTTTTCCACTGAGGACAGAGTTAAAG AGGTCGTTACAAAGTACAGCAACTTTGTCAGTTTCCCCATTTTCCTGAATGGACGGCGGCTCAACACTCTGCAG GCTTTGTGGATGATGGAGCCGAAGGAGATCAGCGACTGGCAGCATGAGGAGTTCTACCGCTACATCGCCCAGGCCTACGACAAGCCCCGCTACACGCTGCACTACCGCGCCGACGCCCCGCTCAACATCCGAAGCATCTTCTACGTTCCTGAGGCG AAGCCGAGCATGTTTGACGTGAGCAGGGAGATGGGCTCCAGCGTGGCTCTGTACAGCAGGAAGGTCTTGATCCAGACCAAAGCCACTGACATCCTCCCCAAGTGGCTGCGCTTCCTCCAAG gtgtggtGGACAGTGAGGACATCCCTCTGAATCTGAGCAGAGAGCTGTTGCAAGAGAGCGCCCTCATCAG GAAGCTCCGTGACGTTCTGCAGCAGCGGGTGATCCGCTTCCTGCTGGACCAAAGCAAGAAGGAGCCGGAGAAGTACAACAAGTTCTTTGAGGACTACAGCCTCTTCATGAGGGAGGGCATCATCACCACCCAGGAGCAGGACGTCAAG GAGGACATCGCGAAGCTGCTGAGGTTTGAGTCGTCCGCTCTGCCGGCTGGTCAGCAGACCAGTCTGATGGAGTACAGCTCTCGAATGAAGGCCGGCACGCGCAACATCCACTACCTGTGTGCCCCCAACCGCCACCTCGCAGAGCACTCCCCCTACTTTGAGGCCATGAAACAGAAAGACATGGAG gtgttGTTCTGCTTCGAGCAGTTCGATGAGCTGACCCTGCTCCACCTCAAGGAGTTTGACAAGAAGAAACTGATCTCCGCCGAGACGGACATCGTGGTGGATCACTACAAGGAGGAGAAGTTTGAGGACAGCAAACCAG cctctgagCGTCTGACACAGGAGGAAGCGGACAACCTGATCGCCTGGATGAAGAACGCTCTCGGCCCTCGAGTCACCAACATAAAG CTCACCCCTCGCCTGGACACCCACCCAGCGATGATCACCGTGCTGGAGATGGGCGCTGCACGCCATTTCCTGCGCACTCAGCAGATGGCCCGCACCTCCGAGGAAAGAGCTCAGATACTGCAGCCCACACTGGAGATCAATGCAGG ACACGATCTGATCAAGAAGATGCACGCGCTGAAAGACACAAACTCGGACCTGGCCGGACTCTTACTGGAGCag